Proteins from a genomic interval of Elusimicrobiota bacterium:
- the fabG_4 gene encoding 3-oxoacyl-[acyl-carrier-protein] reductase FabG codes for MLKALITGGTRGIGWAIADQLCQDGLVVTVVGSKPRGAGPHGSDYWGCDLSKRDQVKQLAKKIKKTGFDILINSAGINKIGELEKYTLNDFERVHAVNVVAPFLLCQSVIPLMKKKKYGRILNIASIFGSVSKPGRSAYSTSKFGLLGMTRALALEVAPLNILVNCLAPGFIDTDMTRGVLGASGMAQISRQIPMRRFGTAQEIAKVAGFLVSNDNSYITGQMIVADGGFTSA; via the coding sequence ATGTTAAAGGCATTGATAACAGGCGGAACCCGAGGCATTGGATGGGCCATTGCCGACCAACTCTGCCAGGATGGCCTGGTGGTCACTGTGGTGGGAAGCAAACCCAGAGGTGCGGGGCCCCACGGGAGTGATTATTGGGGATGTGACCTCTCAAAAAGAGATCAAGTCAAACAATTGGCAAAAAAAATTAAAAAAACCGGTTTTGACATTCTCATCAACAGCGCCGGCATCAATAAGATTGGGGAGTTGGAAAAATACACGCTCAACGATTTTGAACGGGTTCATGCCGTCAATGTCGTCGCTCCATTCCTGTTGTGTCAAAGTGTGATTCCTTTGATGAAGAAAAAAAAGTATGGCCGAATTTTAAATATCGCCTCCATTTTTGGAAGTGTTAGCAAACCGGGAAGATCGGCCTATTCCACCAGTAAATTTGGCCTTTTGGGAATGACGCGCGCTCTGGCTTTGGAGGTGGCCCCTCTCAATATTTTGGTCAATTGTTTGGCCCCCGGTTTTATTGATACCGATATGACCCGAGGAGTCTTGGGCGCCTCCGGTATGGCGCAGATCAGCCGGCAGATTCCCATGAGAAGATTTGGAACCGCGCAGGAAATAGCCAAAGTGGCAGGCTTTTTGGTAAGCAACGATAATTCCTATATAACAGGTCAGATGATTGTTGCCGATGGAGGCTTCACGAGTGCTTGA
- the iolG_7 gene encoding Inositol 2-dehydrogenase/D-chiro-inositol 3-dehydrogenase, whose product MAHIVKKIGIIGVGGISDWHLRAFRKIGCDVTSVASRPGSARVEPFAKKHTIPHIYSSWQELLDKADIDGVLVATHVDGTAAVLSEVLNRQLPALVEKPVSFHPDLIDPLILKKGQIMVAYNRRFYRTVQACKSFVQSGEPLVAQMNLPEGINWDDKNRSYLYPFFENSCHGIDMLNFIFDGVDVRSSSQIKNNKQEVIGFSAVLCSQRGDLIQLTGNWGAPGNFSLTLDRPGRRFELKPFEMVTVYEGMEMIDPTPEFPIRRYLPKMKERILLEDIDLQEKPGFTQQASAFVDFMNGKKSPVAATLEEARKDVSLCEQLIGVRYPSLESLASH is encoded by the coding sequence ATGGCCCATATCGTAAAGAAAATCGGCATCATCGGCGTCGGGGGCATATCTGATTGGCATTTGCGTGCTTTTCGAAAAATTGGCTGTGATGTCACTTCTGTTGCTTCTCGGCCCGGATCCGCTCGGGTTGAGCCCTTTGCCAAAAAACATACCATTCCCCACATATATTCTTCCTGGCAGGAATTGCTGGATAAAGCGGATATTGACGGAGTTCTCGTCGCGACGCATGTGGATGGGACGGCCGCTGTTTTATCGGAAGTATTAAATCGCCAATTGCCTGCCTTGGTCGAAAAACCCGTTTCTTTCCATCCAGACCTCATTGATCCTTTGATTTTGAAAAAGGGTCAAATTATGGTCGCGTATAACAGACGGTTTTACCGAACCGTTCAGGCGTGCAAAAGTTTTGTTCAAAGTGGCGAACCCTTGGTGGCGCAAATGAATTTGCCCGAGGGAATCAATTGGGATGATAAAAATAGATCCTATCTCTATCCCTTCTTTGAGAACAGTTGTCACGGCATTGATATGTTGAATTTTATTTTTGATGGTGTTGATGTTCGCAGTTCGAGTCAAATCAAAAATAATAAACAGGAAGTTATTGGTTTTAGCGCCGTTTTGTGTTCTCAGCGTGGCGATCTCATTCAGCTCACGGGGAATTGGGGGGCTCCCGGTAACTTTTCATTAACGCTGGACCGGCCAGGACGACGCTTTGAGCTCAAACCCTTTGAGATGGTGACGGTCTATGAAGGGATGGAAATGATTGATCCGACGCCTGAATTCCCCATCCGCCGCTATTTGCCAAAAATGAAAGAGCGCATCCTTCTGGAGGATATTGACCTTCAAGAAAAACCCGGATTTACCCAACAAGCGTCAGCTTTTGTCGATTTCATGAATGGTAAAAAGTCTCCGGTGGCGGCCACCTTGGAAGAGGCTCGCAAAGATGTGTCCCTTTGCGAACAATTGATTGGGGTTCGTTATCCCTCGCTTGAATCACTGGCCTCTCATTAA
- the iolG_8 gene encoding Inositol 2-dehydrogenase/D-chiro-inositol 3-dehydrogenase, which yields MAVKTAGVLIGYGSIGRRHAKSLAGETASLTIIDTKEAARKQAQIDFPQARVLSSLEEADKSGLIWAQSVPVIASWGPSHADFFEKLVERGVQRVLCEKPMASSVAAAHRMVQLAQEKNVTLSVNHFMRFSKVVPALYEFANKMGLGDPVSVTVDGGATCLATNGLHCIDFVSELYGASPVSVLSTAQGAAINPRSPDLQMFGGTAIWTFPDGREAVISFSNRSSLWLALRVFFRDTLLEMDIDLGAVIRVRDKAMVKQFPAITRTGPASEIIFQGVLPGVIPFEQRMKNAVLDTFKTGPRDCPGEVGFAAVSSVVGALVSAREKKSISLPLDPNSDVGKEIWPIS from the coding sequence TTGGCCGTTAAGACGGCCGGCGTTCTCATCGGCTACGGTTCTATTGGCCGTCGTCATGCCAAATCCTTGGCGGGGGAGACCGCTTCTCTCACCATTATCGACACGAAAGAGGCGGCGCGCAAACAAGCCCAGATAGATTTTCCTCAAGCGCGTGTGTTGTCCAGCTTGGAAGAAGCCGACAAAAGTGGACTGATCTGGGCGCAAAGCGTTCCGGTGATCGCTTCTTGGGGACCTTCTCATGCCGATTTTTTTGAAAAGCTTGTGGAGCGAGGAGTTCAGCGAGTCCTTTGTGAAAAGCCAATGGCCTCTTCAGTCGCGGCGGCGCATCGGATGGTTCAACTGGCGCAGGAAAAAAATGTGACTCTTTCTGTCAATCACTTTATGCGGTTTTCAAAAGTGGTGCCTGCTCTCTATGAATTCGCAAATAAAATGGGCTTGGGGGATCCTGTGTCCGTCACGGTGGACGGCGGCGCGACTTGCTTGGCCACCAATGGCCTTCATTGCATCGATTTCGTCTCTGAATTGTACGGCGCATCCCCCGTCTCAGTTTTGAGTACAGCGCAGGGAGCCGCCATCAATCCCCGTTCTCCCGATTTGCAGATGTTTGGCGGAACAGCGATTTGGACGTTCCCGGATGGGCGGGAGGCCGTTATTAGTTTCAGTAACAGGTCCAGCCTCTGGCTTGCCCTCCGGGTGTTTTTTCGAGACACGCTTCTGGAAATGGATATTGATTTGGGGGCCGTGATTCGCGTCCGAGATAAGGCGATGGTCAAGCAATTTCCGGCCATCACCCGCACCGGCCCCGCTTCTGAGATTATTTTTCAAGGTGTTTTGCCTGGCGTGATTCCCTTCGAGCAGAGGATGAAAAATGCGGTTCTCGATACCTTTAAAACAGGGCCCCGTGATTGTCCGGGCGAAGTAGGGTTTGCGGCGGTGTCTTCGGTTGTGGGAGCGCTTGTGAGCGCGCGAGAGAAAAAGTCCATCTCCTTGCCTTTGGACCCCAACAGCGACGTGGGAAAAGAAATATGGCCCATATCGTAA
- the arnB_2 gene encoding UDP-4-amino-4-deoxy-L-arabinose--oxoglutarate aminotransferase, translating to MLNTQSMTQKIDRVTDLEKKYVMEVLDTQFRNSLSGGMIRRFEERFAEAFGAKFAISQVNGTATLHSALIACGVTPGSEVIVPPLTMMSTTFAVLQCGAIPVYADVDPKTFTLDPQSILKCVTSRTKAIMPVSIFGLSPDMEAIMKIAAERGLKVIEDNAQCFLGKYKGRVVGKWGHMASYSFQLSKHLTSGEGGVLITDDEELAIQARRFGTLGYASIGATSGRGKVTRETIQDPKYERHVMVGWNYRMSEVTAAVALAQTERIQEFVHQRQAVAALFEKAWGGCQWLVPQQVPQDTVHSWWTYVLKMHPNASVDWYGFRKKYKDLGGDGIYACWKINYLEPVLKGQKLRDQMFTAGLCPIAESIQPALLQFKTNYMDLGVAEQKAEALAKTIEYFGR from the coding sequence ATGTTAAACACCCAATCCATGACCCAAAAAATAGATCGTGTAACGGACCTGGAAAAAAAATATGTGATGGAAGTTTTGGATACCCAATTTCGGAACAGCCTTTCGGGCGGCATGATTCGCCGGTTTGAAGAAAGATTTGCCGAGGCGTTTGGCGCCAAGTTCGCCATTTCCCAGGTGAATGGAACGGCCACCTTGCATTCGGCGCTCATCGCTTGCGGTGTCACTCCAGGTTCTGAAGTAATTGTTCCCCCATTGACCATGATGAGCACCACCTTCGCGGTTCTCCAATGCGGAGCCATTCCGGTTTATGCCGATGTGGATCCCAAAACATTCACGCTTGATCCGCAGTCTATTTTGAAATGTGTCACCTCCAGAACCAAAGCCATCATGCCGGTTTCTATTTTTGGGTTGTCCCCTGACATGGAAGCCATCATGAAAATCGCCGCTGAACGGGGACTCAAAGTGATTGAAGACAATGCGCAATGTTTCTTGGGGAAATATAAAGGGCGTGTGGTGGGAAAATGGGGCCATATGGCCAGCTACAGCTTTCAGTTGTCCAAACATTTGACTTCGGGCGAGGGCGGAGTTCTTATCACCGATGATGAAGAACTGGCCATTCAAGCCAGGCGGTTTGGAACGTTGGGATATGCTTCCATTGGCGCCACCTCGGGTCGGGGCAAAGTCACTCGTGAAACCATTCAAGATCCAAAATATGAACGGCATGTGATGGTGGGGTGGAATTACCGCATGTCAGAGGTAACGGCCGCGGTGGCCTTGGCTCAAACGGAACGAATTCAGGAATTTGTTCATCAGCGTCAAGCCGTGGCGGCCCTTTTCGAAAAAGCCTGGGGTGGCTGTCAGTGGCTGGTTCCTCAACAAGTTCCACAAGACACGGTTCATTCCTGGTGGACCTATGTGCTCAAGATGCATCCCAACGCGTCGGTCGATTGGTACGGTTTTAGGAAGAAATATAAGGATCTCGGTGGAGACGGAATTTACGCTTGTTGGAAGATCAACTATTTGGAACCGGTGTTAAAAGGCCAAAAACTCCGCGACCAGATGTTCACGGCGGGACTCTGTCCCATTGCAGAATCCATTCAACCTGCTTTGCTTCAATTCAAAACCAACTATATGGATTTGGGGGTGGCGGAGCAAAAGGCGGAAGCACTTGCAAAAACAATCGAATACTTTGGCCGTTAA
- the kdsB_3 gene encoding 3-deoxy-manno-octulosonate cytidylyltransferase: MKTTAFVQARLGSTRLPGKILMDIEGQPLIWHVLERVRAASSIDDIVVATTSNHSDAPLVAYLNQIGVLVTQGSENDVLDRFYQAALKHRTDIVVRITPDDPFKDPAVIDQAVALLKSGQPHLDYVSNCSYDGSIKSTFPEGIDIEVMTFNCLERLWKNAKRSSEREHVTPYLFNHGSEFKKQGFYHPVDLSKHRWTIDYENDMAFTREIYRRLYKKKKIFLMQDILDVLSLEPQLALINSGTIRYEGYHKSVKAEQPC; this comes from the coding sequence ATGAAAACCACGGCATTCGTTCAAGCGAGATTGGGATCCACCCGCCTCCCCGGAAAAATTTTGATGGATATCGAGGGGCAGCCTCTGATCTGGCATGTCCTTGAACGTGTTCGAGCCGCTTCCTCCATTGATGACATAGTCGTGGCCACCACATCGAATCATTCAGACGCCCCGCTTGTGGCCTATTTAAACCAAATTGGGGTGTTGGTGACACAAGGCTCTGAAAACGATGTTTTGGACCGTTTTTATCAGGCGGCCTTAAAACATCGGACAGATATTGTTGTTCGCATCACACCGGACGATCCTTTTAAGGATCCCGCTGTCATCGATCAAGCGGTCGCTCTTCTCAAATCAGGCCAACCCCATTTGGATTATGTGTCCAACTGCAGTTACGACGGGAGCATCAAGTCCACCTTCCCAGAAGGCATCGATATTGAAGTCATGACATTCAACTGCCTTGAGCGCCTCTGGAAAAACGCCAAACGTTCTTCAGAAAGAGAACATGTCACGCCCTATTTATTCAACCATGGTTCGGAATTTAAAAAACAAGGGTTCTATCACCCTGTTGACCTATCCAAACACCGTTGGACCATTGATTATGAAAACGACATGGCTTTTACGAGGGAAATTTACCGACGCCTTTATAAAAAGAAGAAAATTTTTTTGATGCAGGATATTTTGGACGTTCTCTCTCTGGAGCCCCAGTTGGCGCTGATCAATTCTGGGACGATTCGTTATGAGGGATACCACAAGTCGGTAAAAGCGGAGCAACCATGTTAA